A genome region from Conger conger chromosome 16, fConCon1.1, whole genome shotgun sequence includes the following:
- the LOC133115048 gene encoding interferon a3-like produces the protein MWKKGSENIKTREEQGDGNTQRKTSAQVLNRLYEHAENMQAEERVFFIHEVINNIKELFINGKCDTVTWDQKNFQMFQLNLDRQASELKQCIRILKSRASHGSSFKKIKTYFKRMLLESKNYSTDDWEAVRAEVLTHLQRLDILASMKK, from the exons ATGTGGAAGAAGGGCTCAGAAAACATCAAGACTCGAGAGGAGCAA GGCGATGGAAATACACAACGAAAAACCAGTGCTCAAGTCCTGAACAGGCTCTACGAACATGCTGAAAATATGCAG GCTGAAGAACGCGTCTTCTTCATCCACGAAGtcataaacaatataaaagagCTCTTTATTAATGGCAAATGTGACACTGTTACTTGGGACCAAAAAAACTTTCAGATGTTCCAACTCAACCTCGATCGTCAGGCTTCGGAGCTGAAACAATGC ATCAGGATACTCAAGTCCCGGGCATCTCACGGAAGttcgtttaagaaaataaaaacatatttcaagagAATGCTCCTGGAAAGCAAG aactacagcactgatgactgGGAGGCAGTCAGAGCCGAAGTCCTCACACATTTACAAAGACTTGATATCCTGGCCAGCATGAAAAAATAG
- the LOC133114365 gene encoding interferon a3-like has product MHLKAVGMYCTLTLFSRSFAQGCTWMQPREKGSQSNFKVVSYHSIQLLEQMGDGNTQRKTSAQILNRLYEHAENLQAEERVFFIQEVINNIKELFINGKCDTVTWDQKNFQMFQLNLDRQASELKQCIRILKSRASHASSFKKIKIYFKKMLLESKNYSTDDWEAVRAEVLTHLRRLDILASMEK; this is encoded by the exons ATGCACCTAAAGGCCGTTGGGATGtactgcactctgaccctcttTAGCCggagctttgctcaagggtgcacCTGGATGCAGCCTCGAGAAAAAGGCTCTCAAAGCAATTTCAAAGTGGTCAGCTATCACTCCATACAACTGCTTGAACAGATG GGCGATGGAAATACACAACGAAAAACCAGTGCTCAAATCCTGAACAGGCTATACGAACATGCTGAAAA TTTACAGGCTGAAGAACGCGTCTTCTTCATACAGGAAGtcataaacaatataaaagagCTCTTTATTAATGGCAAATGTGACACTGTTACTTGGGACCAAAAAAACTTTCAGATGTTCCAACTCAACCTCGATCGCCAGGCCTCGGAGCTGAAACAATGC ATAAGGATACTCAAGTCCCGGGCATCTCACGCAAGttcgtttaagaaaataaaaatatatttcaagaaAATGCTCCTGGAAAGCAAG aactacagcactgatgactgGGAGGCAGTCAGAGCCGAAGTCCTCACACATTTACGAAGACTTGATATCCTGGCCAGCATGGAAAAATAG
- the LOC133115049 gene encoding interferon a3-like — protein sequence MHLKAVGMYCTLTLLSWSFAQGCTWMQPREKGSQSNFKVISYHSIQLLEQMGDGNTQRKTSAQVLNRLYEHSENMQAEERVFFIHEVINHIKELFINGKCDTVTWDQKNFQMFQLNLDRQASELKQCIRTLKSRGSHASSFKKIKTYFKRMLLESKNYSTDDWEAVRAEVLTHLRRLDILASMEKESWRQRH from the exons ATGCACCTAAAGGCCGTTGGGATGTACTGCACTCTGACGCTCTTGAGCTggagctttgctcaagggtgcacCTGGATGCAGCCTCGAGAAAAAGGCTCTCAAAGCAATTTCAAAGTGATCAGCTATCACTCCATACAACTGCTTGAACAGATG GGCGATGGAAATACACAACGAAAAACCAGTGCTCAAGTCCTGAACAGGCTCTACGAACATTCTGAAAATATGCAG GCTGAAGAACGCGTCTTCTTCATCCACGAAGTCATAAACCATATAAAAGAGCTCTTTATTAATGGCAAATGTGACACTGTTACTTGGGACCAAAAAAACTTTCAGATGTTCCAACTCAACCTCGATCGTCAGGCTTCGGAGCTGAAACAATGC ATAAGGACACTCAAGTCCCGGGGATCTCACGCAAGttcgtttaagaaaataaaaacatatttcaagagAATGCTCCTGGAAAGCAAG aactacagcactgatgactgGGAGGCAGTCAGAGCCGAAGTCCTCACACATTTACGAAGACTTGATATCCTGGCCAGCATGGAAAAAGAGTCCTGGAGGCAAAGACATTGA
- the LOC133114357 gene encoding interferon a3-like, translated as MHLKAVWMYCTLTLLSWSFAQGCTWMQPREKGSQSNFKVVSYHSIQLLEQMGDLNTQRKTSAQILNRLYEHAENMQAEERVFFIHEVINNIKELFINGKCDTVTWDKKKFQMFQLNLDRQASELKQCIRILKSRASHASSFKKIKIYFKKMLLESKNYSTDDWEAVRAEVLTHLRRLDILASMEK; from the exons ATGCACCTAAAGGCCGTTTGGATGTACTGCACTCTGACGCTCTTGAGCTggagctttgctcaagggtgcacCTGGATGCAGCCTCGAGAAAAAGGCTCTCAAAGCAATTTCAAAGTGGTCAGCTATCACTCCATACAACTGCTTGAACAGATG GGCGATTTAAATACACAACGAAAAACCAGTGCTCAAATCCTGAACAGGCTCTACGAACATGCTGAAAATATGCAG GCTGAAGAACGCGTCTTCTTCATCCACGAAGtcataaacaatataaaagagctctttatcaatggcaaatgtgacactgttacttgggacaaaaaaaagtttcagaTGTTCCAACTGAACCTCGATCGTCAGGCCTCGGAGCTGAAACAATGC ATAAGGATACTCAAGTCCCGGGCATCTCACGCAAGttcgtttaagaaaataaaaatatatttcaagaaAATGCTCCTGGAAAGCAAG aactacagcactgatgactgGGAGGCAGTCAGAGCCGAAGTCCTCACACATTTACGAAGACTTGATATCCTGGCCAGCATGGAAAAATAG
- the LOC133114347 gene encoding interferon a3-like: protein MHLKAVGMYCTLTLLSWSFAQGCTWMQPREKGSQSNFKVISYHSIQLLEQMGDGNTQRKTSAQILNRLYEHTENMQAEERVFFIHEVINNIKELFINGKCDAVTWDKKNFQMFQLNLDRQASELKQCIRTLKSRGSHASSFKKIKTYFKRMLLESKNYSTDDWEAVRAEVLTHLRRLDILASMEK from the exons ATGCACCTAAAGGCCGTTGGGATGTACTGCACTCTGACGCTCTTGAGCTggagctttgctcaagggtgcacCTGGATGCAGCCTCGAGAAAAAGGCTCTCAAAGCAATTTCAAAGTGATCAGCTATCACTCCATACAACTGCTTGAACAGATG GGCGATGGAAATACACAACGAAAAACCAGTGCTCAAATCCTGAACAGGCTATACGAACATACTGAAAATATGCAG GCTGAAGAACGCGTATTTTTCATCCACGAAGtcataaacaatataaaagagCTCTTTATTAATGGCAAATGTGACGCTGTTACTTGggacaaaaaaaactttcagatgTTCCAACTCAATCTCGATCGTCAGGCCTCGGAGCTGAAACAATGC ATAAGGACACTCAAGTCCCGGGGATCTCACGCAAGttcgtttaagaaaataaaaacatatttcaagagAATGCTCCTGGAAAGCAAG aactacagcactgatgatTGGGAGGCAGTCAGAGCCGAAGTCCTCACACATTTACGAAGACTTGATATCCTGGCCAGCATGGAAAAATAG
- the LOC133114356 gene encoding interferon a3-like, protein MHLKAVGMYCTLTLLSWSFAQGCTWMQPREKGSQSNFKVVSYHSIQLLEQMGDGNTQRKTSAQVLNRLYEDSENMQAEERVFFIHEVINNIKELFINGKCDTVTWDQKNFQMFQLNLDRQASELKQCIRILKSRASHASSFKKIKTYFKRMLLESKNYSTDDWEAVRAEVLTHLRRLDILASMEK, encoded by the exons ATGCACCTAAAGGCCGTTGGGATGTACTGCACTCTGACGCTCTTGAGCTggagctttgctcaagggtgcacCTGGATGCAGCCTCGAGAAAAAGGCTCTCAAAGCAATTTCAAAGTGGTCAGCTATCACTCCATACAACTGCTTGAACAGATG GGCGATGGAAATACACAACGAAAAACCAGTGCTCAAGTCCTGAACAGGCTCTACGAAGATTCTGAAAATATGCAG GCTGAAGAACGCGTCTTCTTCATCCACGAAGtcataaacaatataaaagagCTCTTTATTAATGGCAAATGTGACACTGTTACTTGGGACCAAAAAAACTTTCAGATGTTCCAACTCAACCTCGATCGTCAGGCTTCGGAGCTGAAACAATGC ATAAGGATACTCAAGTCCCGGGCATCTCACGCAAGttcgtttaagaaaataaaaacatatttcaagagAATGCTCCTGGAAAGCAAG aactacagcactgatgactgGGAGGCAGTCAGAGCCGAAGTCCTCACACATTTACGAAGACTTGATATCCTGGCCAGCATGGAAAAATAG
- the LOC133114355 gene encoding interferon a3-like — MHLKAVGMYCTLTLLSWSFAQGCTWMQPREKRSQSNFKVVSYHSIQLLEQMGDGNTQRKTSAQVLNRLYEHSENMQAEERVFFIHEVINNIKELFINGKCDTVTWDQKNFQMFQLNLDRQASELKQCIRTLKSRGSHASSFKKIKTYFKKMLLESKNYSTDDWEAVRAEVLTHLRRLDILASMEK; from the exons ATGCACCTAAAGGCCGTTGGGATGTACTGCACTCTGACGCTCTTGAGCTggagctttgctcaagggtgcacCTGGATGCAGCCTCGAGAAAAACGCTCTCAAAGCAATTTCAAAGTGGTCAGCTATCACTCCATACAACTGCTTGAACAGATG GGCGATGGAAATACACAACGAAAAACCAGTGCTCAAGTCCTGAACAGGCTCTACGAACATTCTGAAAATATGCAG GCTGAAGAACGCGTCTTCTTCATCCACGAAGtcataaacaatataaaagagCTCTTTATTAATGGCAAATGTGACACTGTTACTTGGGACCAAAAAAACTTTCAGATGTTCCAACTCAACCTCGATCGTCAGGCTTCGGAGCTGAAACAATGC ATAAGGACACTCAAGTCCCGGGGATCTCACGCAAGttcgtttaagaaaataaaaacatatttcaagaaAATGCTCCTGGAAAGCAAG aactacagcactgatgactgGGAGGCAGTCAGAGCCGAAGTCCTCACACATTTACGAAGACTTGATATCCTGGCCAGCATGGAAAAATAG
- the LOC133114354 gene encoding interferon a3-like yields the protein MHLKAVGMYCTLTLLSWSFAQGCTWMQSREKGSQSNFKVVSYHSIRLLEQMGDGNTQRKTSAQILNRLYEHAENMQAEERIFFIHEVINNIKELFINGKCDAVTWDQKNFQMFQLNLDRQASELKQCIRILKSRASHASSFKKIKTYFKRMLLESKNYSTDDWEAVRAEVLTHLRRLDILASMEK from the exons ATGCACCTAAAGGCCGTTGGGATGTACTGCACTCTGACGCTCTTGAGCTggagctttgctcaagggtgcacCTGGATGCAGTCTCGAGAAAAAGGCTCTCAAAGCAATTTCAAAGTGGTCAGCTATCACTCCATACGACTGCTTGAACAGATG GGCGATGGAAATACACAACGAAAAACCAGTGCTCAAATCCTGAACAGGCTCTACGAACATGCTGAAAATATGCAG GCTGAAGAACGCATCTTCTTCATCCACGAAGtcataaacaatataaaagagCTCTTTATTAATGGCAAATGTGACGCTGTTACTTGGGACCAAAAAAACTTTCAGATGTTCCAACTCAACCTCGATCGCCAGGCTTCGGAGCTGAAACAATGC ATAAGGATACTCAAGTCCCGGGCATCTCACGCAAGttcgtttaagaaaataaaaacatatttcaagagAATGCTCCTGGAAAGCAAG aactacagcactgatgactgGGAGGCAGTCAGAGCCGAAGTCCTCACACATTTACGAAGACTTGATATCCTGGCCAGCATGGAAAAATAG
- the LOC133115218 gene encoding interferon a3-like encodes MHLKAVWMYCTLTLLSWSFAQGCTWMQPREKGSQSNFKVVSYHSIQLLEQMGDAVTQRKSSAQMLNRLYEHAKHVQAEERVIFIYEVINNIKELFINGKCDAVTWDQKKFLMFQLNLDRQASELKQCIEALKSRASYASSFKKIKTYFKKMLQESKNYSTDDWEAVRAEVLTHLRRLDILASMEK; translated from the exons ATGCACCTAAAGGCCGTTTGGATGTACTGCACTCTGACGCTCTTGAGCTggagctttgctcaagggtgcacCTGGATGCAGCCTCGAGAAAAAGGCTCTCAAAGCAATTTCAAAGTGGTCAGCTATCACTCCATACAACTGCTTGAACAGATG GGCGATGCAGTTACACAACGAAAATCCAGTGCTCAAATGCTGAACAGGCTCTACGAACACGCCAAACATGTGCAG GCTGAAGAACGCGTCATCTTCATCTACGAAGtcataaacaatataaaagagCTGTTTATTAATGGCAAATGTGACGCTGTTACTTGGGACCAAAAAAAGTTTCTGATGTTCCAACTCAACCTCGATCGTCAGGCTTCGGAGCTGAAACAATGC ATAGAAGCACTGAAGTCCCGGGCTTCTTACGCAAGttcgtttaagaaaataaaaacgtaTTTCAAGAAAATGCTTCAGGAAAGCAAG aactacagcactgatgactgGGAGGCAGTCAGAGCCGAAGTCCTCACACATTTACGAAGACTTGATATCCTGGCCAGTATGGAAAAATAG
- the LOC133115219 gene encoding interferon a3-like: MDARKLFYLFILGSAQNFCKGCDWIQAEHGFWRVSGESLSLINEMGGEMTDDKVPVPFPRTLYRRIQKAQMDDKVKFLQTSIDQIIKLFHGNLDAVTWNKLKVEHFLTLLDRQSRELQKCVSSPSKNEKRLNRYFRKLKKNVLKQRKYDAHSWELIRKEVRRHLQRLDLISAAMKTPAN; this comes from the exons ATGGACGCGAGAAAGTTATTCTATCTGTTTATTCTTGGCAGCGCGCAGAACTTCTGTAAAGGCTGTGACTGGATTCAGGCTGAGCATGGATTTTGGCGGGTGAGCGGCGAATCCCTCTCGCTGATCAATGAGATG GGTGGAGAGATGACTGATGATAAAGTACCTGTACCTTTCCCAAGAACCCTGTACAGGCGCATCCAGAAAGCACAG ATGGATGACAAAGTCAAATTCCTGCAAACGTCTATTGATCAGATCATCAAACTGTTCCATGGGAATTTGGATGCTGTGACATGGAACAAGCTGAAAGTGGAGCACTTTCTAACTCTCCTTGACCGACAGTCTCGCGAACTTCAGAAATGT GTTTCTTCTCCAAGCAAGAATGAGAAGAGACTGAATCGATACTTCAGGAAGTTGAAAAAGAATGTCTTAAAGCAGAGG AAGTATGACGCACATTCATGGGAACTCATCAGAAAAGAAGTGAGACGGCATCTTCAAAGACTGGACCTGATTTCAGCTGCAATGAAGACACCAGCAAATTAA